The following proteins come from a genomic window of Sardina pilchardus chromosome 13, fSarPil1.1, whole genome shotgun sequence:
- the LOC134100031 gene encoding extracellular calcium-sensing receptor-like codes for MRLLVHILLGLVIQAEEPKCSLLGRAELPEYEKDGDFVIGGIFSFRTGQDGIVDSFINMPDRRQCKNFNFREFKFAHTVIFTIEEINRNPDILPGISLGYKIYDDCGTMDILRAAMNLVNGQQKTDNCIKPDAIQAIIGHSGSTPTIGFARVIGQFQIPVISHFATCPCLSNRKEFPSFFRTIPSDYYQSRALAQLVKHFGWTWVGAISSANYYGINGMAGFVRAAKEEGVCIEYNEAFEITGPKHELLRIVEVIRNSTSRVTVTFMSHREIKVLVAELHRQNISGLQWVGSEAWLTDDSLTDSEGHTFLIGSIGFTVSKAQIPGLGPFLQNLHPSQYPNSLFLRDFWESVFDCSLNPPMENDDRKQCNGSEHLNNVNNQFTDVSELRFTYNVYKAVYAVAHALHNLHTCQPGKGPFINGTCAIPTQIQLWQVLHYLQSVNFAMPDGEQIFFDSNGDSPARYELINLRNIRKGTTDVDIIGRYDGFLPKDQQFRMTNINIKWGGGHKEVPVSVCSESCTPGTRKAVQKGRPVCCYDCVPCPPGKISNTTDSADCLQCLGEYWSNMRRDACIPKEIEYLSYNEVMGILLVLFASIGALFTMMTAMVFYGHRETPIVRANNSELSFLLLFSLTLCFLCSLTFIGRPSEWSCMLRHTAFGITFVLSISCVLGKTIVVLMAFRATLPGSNVMKWFGPLQQRLSVFGFTLIQVLICVLWLTISPPFPYRNMNLYQEKIILECELGSAVGFWAVLGYIGILAVLCFILAFLARKLPDNFNEAKFITFSMLIFCAVWISFIPAYVSSPGKLTVAVEIFAILASSSGLLFCIFLPKCYIILLRPDLNTKKHVMGK; via the exons ATGCGGCTGCTGGTGCATATACTCCTGGGTCTTGTGATCCAAGCAGAGGAGCCCAAGTGTAGCCTTTTGGGCCGAGCAGAGCTACCTGAATATGAAAAGGATGGAGACTTTGTCATTGGGGGAATTTTTTCCTTCCGAACTGGGCAAGATGGAATAGTGGACTCTTTCATCAATATGCCAGATAGACGCCAATGCAAAAA TTTCAATTTCAGAGAATTCAAGTTTGCTCATACTGTTATTTTCACAATAGAAGAAATTAATAGAAATCCTGATATTTTGCCTGGGATCTCTTTGGGATACAAGATTTATGATGACTGTGGCACCATGGATATACTGAGGGCAGCCATGAATTTGGTAAATGGTCAGCAGAAGACAGATAACTGTATCAAACCAGATGCCATACAAGCAATAATTGGACATTCTGGGTCAACACCAACAATAGGATTTGCCAGAGTAATTGGACAGTTTCAGATACCAGTG ATCAGCCACTTTGCCACATGTCCTTGCTTGAGTAACAGAAAAGAGTTCCCCTCCTTCTTCAGGACTATTCCCAGTGATTACTACCAAAGCAGGGCTCTGGCTCAACTTGTCAAACACTTTGGCTGGACCTGGGTTGGAGCCATAAGCAGTGCAAATTATTATGGCATCAATGGGATGGCTGGCTTTGTGAGAGCAGCAAAAGAGGAGGGAGTGTGTATCGAGTATAATGAGGCTTTTGAAATAACAGGACCAAAACATGAGCTTCTAAGAATAGTAGAAGTCATTAGAAACTCAACATCAAGAGTAACTGTTACCTTCATGTCTCACAGGGAGATCAAAGTGTTAGTGGCAGAACTGCATCGACAAAACATTTCTGGCCTGCAGTGGGTTGGCAGCGAAGCATGGCTCACAGATGATTCCCTTACAGACAGTGAAGGGCACACTTTTCTCATTGGATCCATAGGTTTCACTGTCAGCAAGGCACAGATTCCAGGTCTGGGACCTTTTCTACAGAACCTACACCCTTCCCAGTATCCGAACAGTCTTTTCCTGAGAGACTTTTGGGAATCAGTCTTTGACTGTTCTTTGAATCCACCAATGGAAAATGATGATAGAAAACAGTGCAATGGATCTGAGCATCTCAACAACGTCAATAATCAGTTTACTGATGTGTCTGAACTAAGGTTCACCTATAATGTTTATAAAGCTGTATACGCTGTGGCACATGCGTTACACAATCTCCACACTTGTCAGCCTGGAAAAGGGCCCTTTATCAATGGCACCTGCGCTATACCCACACAGATACAATTATGGCAG GTTTTGCATTACCTGCAATCTGTGAATTTTGCCATGCCCGATGGTGAGCAAATATTTTTTGATAGCAATGGAGATTCACCAGCAAGATATGAATTGATAAATTTAAGAAACATCAGGAAAGGAACCACAGACGTTGACATAATTGGCCGTTATGATGGGTTCTTGCCTAAAGATCAGCAGTTCAGAATGACTAACATAAACATTAAGTGGGGCGGAGGGCACAAAGAG gtgcctgtgtctgtgtgcagtgagaGCTGTACTCCAGGCACCAGGAAGGCTGTACAGAAAGGCAGGCCTGTCTGCTGCTATGACTGTGTACCATGTCCACCAGGCAAGATTAGCAACACTACAG ACTCTGCTGACTGTTTGCAGTGCTTAGGTGAATACTGGTCCAACATGAGAAGAGATGCCTGCATCCCAAAGGAGATAGAATATTTGTCATATAATGAAGTGATGGGGATACTACTAGTATTGTTTGCTTCAATAGGAGCCCTCTTCACGATGATGACTGCAATGGTTTTTTATGGCCACAGAGAGACACCTATTGTTAGAGCCAACAACTCTGAGCTGAGTTTCCTGCTGCTCTTCTCACTGACTCTGTGTTTCCTTTGTTCTCTTACTTTCATTGGTCGACCCTCTGAGTGGTCCTGTATGTTGCGTCACACAGCGTTTGGGATCACCTTCGTTCTCAGCATCTCCTGTGTTCTGGGGAAAACAATAGTGGTGTTAATGGCCTTCAGAGCCACTCTTCCAGGCAGTAATGTCATGAAGTGGTTTGGGCCTCTGCAACAGAGACTCAGTGTTTTTGGCTTCACTCTCATACAAGTGCTTATATGTGTCCTTTGGTTAACTATATCCCCCCCTTTTCCTTACAGAAACATGAACCTTTATCAGGAAAAGATTATTCTAGAGTGTGAGCTTGGGTCAGCGGTAGGTTTCTGGGCTGTTTTGGGTTACATAGGAATTCTTGCTGTATTGTGTTTCATACTGGCCTTTCTAGCTCGCAAACTTCCTGATAACTTTAATGAAGCCAAATTCATCACTTTCAGTATGTTGATATTCTGTGCCGTCTGGATCAGCTTCATACCAGCTTATGTCAGCTCTCCTGGAAAACTTACAGTGGCAGTGGAGATATTTGCTATTTTAGCTTCAAGTTCTGgtttattattttgtattttccTACCAAAGTGCTATATTATTTTACTAAGACCAGACTTGAACACTAAAAAACACGTAATGGGAAAATGA
- the LOC134099417 gene encoding extracellular calcium-sensing receptor-like, producing MQQSCSLLGQPARPLLSSEGDINIGAVFSIHRKPQVETHTFTSEPEPTSCIRLNLREFQFAQTLIFAIEEINNNTHLLPGTTLGYKIYDACSSITLGIRSAMALMNGYGETLSEESCQRPPAVQAIVGESGSTPTIGISTAVGPFSIPVVSHFATCACLSNTNRFPTFFRTIPSDYYQSRALVELVKLFGWTWVGTVRSRSDYGNNGIATFLEAAEELGICVEYSEAFFRTDPKEDLLRIIEVMKKATAKVVVAFMSLGDIIPLLKELAQHNVSGLQWVGSESWITSKGISETKAYRFLAGAVGFAIGNVKLEGLKEFLINVHPSKSPQNVLLREFWETAFQCSFENHPFGGLQCTGSESLQTLQNQYTDVSELRISNKVYTAAYAIAHSLHNLLMDAAASNETHRSVLVPEKVLEYLKKVNYTSKTGEQIFFDSKGDPAARYEVVNWQPDADGTLQFKSVGIYDTSMPQEQRFILDQEGMIWAGGQSMVPVSVCSESCPPGTRKAAQKGKPVCCYDCIPCGEGEISNKTDSNDCIPCDGEYWSNENRDQCVLKYIEFLSYSEIMGFVLIFFSLLGTLITILVAVVFYIHRDTPIVKANNSELSFLLLFSLTLCFLCSLTFIGRPSEWSCMLRHTAFGITFVLCISCVLGKTIVVLMAFRATLPSSNVMKWFGPLQQRLSVFGFTLIQVLICVLWLTISPPFPYKNMNLYQDKIILECDVGSAIGFWAILGYIGLLALLCFILAFLARKLPDNFNEAKFITFSMLIFCAVWITFIPAYVSSPGKFTVAVEIFAILASSFGLLLCIFTPKCYIILIKPEQNTKKHLMGKTAPRSL from the exons ATGCAGCAGAGCTGCAGTCTGCTGGGCCAGCCAGCACGGCCTCTCTTGTCATCCGAGGGAGATATCAATATCGGGGCAGTTTTTTCTATACATAGAAAGCCACAGGTGGAGACTCATACTTTcacatcagagccagagcctACATCTTGTATAAG ACTGAATCTGCGTGAGTTTCAGTTTGCTCAGACACTGATTTTTGCAATAGaggaaataaacaacaacacacacctcctccctgGAACAACTCTGGGATATAAAATCTATGACGCCTGTAGCTCAATTACTCTTGGAATCCGTTCAGCTATGGCTTTGATGAATGGCTACGGGGAGACACTGAGTGAAGAATCATGCCAGCGACCACCGGCTGTTCAAGCCATCGTTGGGGAGTCTGGCTCCACTCCTACTATTGGCATATCAACTGCAGTGGGACCTTTCAGCATTCCAGTG GTCAGTCACTTTGCCACATGTGCTTGTCTCAGTAACACAAACAGGTTCCCAACCTTTTTCAGAACTATTCCCAGTGACTACTATCAGAGCAGAGCATTGGTCGAGCTTGTCAAGCTATTTGGCTGGACTTGGGTTGGCACTGTTCGAAGTAGGAGTGATTATGGGAATAATGGAATAGCCACCTTTCTGGAGGCTGCAGAGGAACTTGGCATTTGTGTAGAATATTCTGAGGCTTTCTTCCGAACGGATCCAAAAGAAGATTTACTGAGAATCATCGAGGTGATGAAAAAGGCCACTGCCAAAGTAGTGGTCGCATTTATGTCACTTGGGGACATAATTCCTCTGTTGAAAGAGCTGGCACAGCATAATGTGTCAGGGTTGCAATGGGTCGGCAGTGAATCATGGATCACATCCAAAGGAATATCAGAAACAAAAGCTTACAGATTCTTAGCAGGTGCTGTAGGGTTTGCAATTGGAAATGTAAAGCTGGAAGGCCTGAAGGAGTTTCTCATCAATGTGCATCCCTCAAAATCACCACAAAACGTGTTACTCAGAGAGTTTTGGGAGACAGCATTTCAGTGCTCATTTGAAAACCACCCCTTTGGAGGCTTGCAGTGTACAGGATCAGAGAGCTTACAGACTCTGCAGAATCAGTACACTGATGTATCTGAGCTGCGCATCTCCAATAAAGTCTACACAGCTGCATATGCCATTGCACACTCTCTACATAATCTTCTCATGGATGCAGCAGCCTCCAATGAAACCCATAGAAGTGTTTTAGTTCCTGAAAAG GTACTTGAATATCTAAAGAAGGTTAATTACACCTCTAAAACTGGGGAGCAGATTTTCTTTGACTCCAAAGGAGACCCTGCAGCTAGGTACGAAGTAGTCAACTGGCAGCCGGATGCTGACGGAACTTTGCAGTTCAAATCTGTGGGAATCTATGACACGTCAATGCCCCAAGAGCAGCGTTTTATTCTGGACCAAGAGGGCATGATATGGGCTGGTGGTCAATCAATG gttcctgtgtctgtgtgcagtgagaGCTGTCCTCCAGGCACCAGAAAGGCTGCACAGAAAGGCAAACCTGTCTGCTGCTATGACTGTATACcatgtggagagggagagatcagcAATaaaacag attctAATGACTGCATACCTTGTGATGGAGAGTACTGGTCAAATGAGAATAGGGATCAGTGTGTGTTAAAATATATTGAATTCCTTTCTTACTCTGAAATTATGGGGTTTGTTctaatctttttttctctgctcGGAACATTAATTACCATTTTAGTGGCAGTTGTGTtctacatacacagagacacacccatAGTAAAAGCCAACAACTCTGAGCTGAGTTTCCTGCTGCTCTTCTCACTGACTCTGTGCTTCCTTTGTTCTCTTACTTTCATTGGTCGGCCCTCTGAGTGGTCCTGTATGTTGCGTCACACAGCGTTTGGGATCACCTTCGTTCTCTGCATCTCCTGTGTTCTGGGGAAAACAATAGTGGTGTTAATGGCCTTCAGAGCCACTCTTCCAAGCAGTAATGTCATGAAGTGGTTTGGGCCTCTGCAACAGAGACTCAGTGTTTTTGGCTTCACTCTCATACAAGTGCTTATATGTGTCCTTTGGTTAACTATATCCCCCCCTTTTCCTTACAAGAATATGAACCTTTACCAAGACAAAATCATTCTTGAATGTGATGTTGGGTCAGCTATAGGATTCTGGGCCATATTAGGTTACATAGGACTCCTtgctctcttgtgtttcatACTGGCTTTTCTGGCTCGTAAGCTACCTGATAACTTTAATGAGGCAAAATTCATCACATTCAGCATGCTGATATTCTGTGCAGTCTGGATCACCTTTATTCCTGCTTATGTCAGCTCTCCTGGAAAATTTACTGTAGCTGTTGAGATATTTGCTATCCTGGCATCTAGTTTTGGATTGCTACTTTGCATTTTCACTCCAAAATGTTACATCATTTTAATAAAGCCCGagcaaaacacaaagaaacacttAATGGGGAAGACAGCACCAAGGTCTCTGTAG